One Ranitomeya imitator isolate aRanImi1 chromosome 1, aRanImi1.pri, whole genome shotgun sequence DNA window includes the following coding sequences:
- the LOC138658025 gene encoding leucine-rich repeat and immunoglobulin-like domain containing-NOGO receptor-interacting protein 4 has translation MDIGRCAQGLHPPILLLSLGILLRVLCTCCPGSCVCPTHDNATLCKHRLLSLVPVEIPLTSHFLDLSYNRIRSVQHGAFSHLQYLQELDLSYNQLSRMEPGAFSGLPNIRILLVHHNQLKLLPPGVFTGMPDLTWLDVRANQLVILLDQTFRGLRELRHLEVSDNPLLFISPGAFWGMPMLQRLGLEKTKLSMVPTHALTTLPRLSELRLGGITCTVLHDLSFTGMPLLRVLDMDHWPSLKILGPLSLSGLNLSSLSLTQSVLTSVPTEALVSQIQLRRLDLSNNPIAILQERCFSSLTSLEELRLSGGRLHSVPSGTFHGLDRLRLLDLSHNPLQWVAKDALPPPGNLETLLLSSTNLSCDCRLCWLLLQKINLGGNPPVCAAPALLQGTIIPDHSETLCPELFTCQPPKIVEQGLRELKVKEGDRLTVTCQSHGVPEPSTHWVLPQMADMGSSEAAVTTEIPLHTSPAEEVAKSVWRAINMPLMKKPVEKAESRISVLPGGSLQFFPVLAQDNGAYLCLASNVAGNDSAWIHLEVTSLNDSTLLPPLSMVHTHLLAVITAGGILPFISSVTLCFIFIFLWSRGRGNIKHTANIDYIPRTSRGPSSPEDNKFTMKLI, from the coding sequence ATGGATATCGGGAGGTGCGCGCAGGGTCTGCATCCACCCATCCTCCTCCTGTCACTTGGGATCTTACTTcgggttttgtgcacatgttgtccTGGCTCTTGTGTCTGTCCTACCCATGACAATGCCACCTTGTGCAAACACAGGCTTCTGAGCCTAGTCCCGGTAGAAATCCCTCTAACTTCCCATTTCCTGGATCTTAGTTATAACCGGatccggtcagtacaacacggagcCTTTTCCCATCTGCAGTACCTACAGGAGCTAGACCTGAGCTACAACCAGCTCTCACGAATGGAGCCAGGAGCCTTTAGTGGTTTGCCAAACATCCGCATCTTACTAGTCCATCATAACCAGCTGAAGCTTCTGCCTCCCGGGGTCTTTACAGGCATGCCGGATCTCACCTGGCTGGACGTGAGAGCCAACCAACTGGTCATTCTGCTGGATCAGACGTTCCGTGGACTGAGGGAACTCCGACATCTGGAGGTCAGCGACAACCCCCTTCTATTCATATCTCCGGGAGCTTTCTGGGGAATGCCAATGCTGCAGAGACTGGGGCTTGAGAAAACCAAACTAAGCATGGTGCCTACACATGCTCTCACTACTCTCCCACGACTCTCAGAGCTCAGATTAGGAGGCATCACCTGTACGGTGCTACACGATCTCTCATTTACAGGGATGCCACTCCTGAGAGTACTGGATATGGATCACTGGCCATCCCTAAAAATACTTGGCCCACTGAGTCTGTCTGGACTCAACCTTTCTTCCCTCTCGCTGACCCAGAGTGTCCTAACCTCAGTACCGACAGAAGCACTGGTTTCTCAAATCCAACTTCGAAGACTGGATCTCTCTAACAACCCAATTGCCATCCTTCAAGAACGATGCTTCAGTTCTCTTACAAGTCTGGAGGAGCTCCGGCTTTCCGGGGGAAGACTGCACTCAGTACCTTCAGGTACTTTCCATGGTCTTGACCGTCTACGTCTTCTAGACCTTTCTCATAACCCACTTCAATGGGTAGCCAAAGATGCTCTCCCCCCTCCTGGAAATCTAGAAACTTTACTCCTCTCTAGTACGAACCTTTCCTGCGACTGTCGTCTTTGCTGGCTCTTGCTTCAGAAAATTAATTTAGGGGGCAACCCACCTGTCTGTGCTGCTCCTGCTTTATTACAAGGCACTATTATCCCGGACCATTCTGAGACGCTATGCCCAGAGCTTTTTACCTGCCAGCCTCCTAAAATAGTGGAACAAGGCCTACGAGAGTTAAAGGTCAAAGAAGGCGACCGACTGACTGTCACCTGCCAGAGCCATGGAGTGCCAGAGCCATCCACGCACTGGGTACTGCCACAAATGGCTGATATGGGGTCTTCAGAAGCAGCTGTAACCACAGAGATACCTCTTCACACATCCCCGGCAGAAGAGGTGGCTAAGTCAGTATGGAGGGCAATAAACATGCCATTGATGAAGAAGCCTGTGGAGAAAGCAGAGAGCAGGATATCTGTCCTACCAGGGGGCTCCCTGCAGTTTTTCCCAGTACTAGCACAGGACAATGGCGCCTACCTCTGTCTCGCTAGTAATGTCGCAGGTAATGACTCTGCCTGGATTCACCTGGAAGTGACATCTTTGAATGACAGCACCCTCCTTCCCCCACTTTCCATGGTCCATACCCATCTGCTGGCTGTCATTACTGCTGGGGGTATCCTGCCCTTCATTAGCTCAGTAACGCTCTGTTTCATCTTCATCTTTCTATGGAGCCGTGGACGCGGGAATATCAAACACACGGCCAACATAGACTATATTCCCAGGACTTCCCGAGGACCTTCATCGCCCGAAGACAACAAATTCACAATGAAACTTatctag